One stretch of Hevea brasiliensis isolate MT/VB/25A 57/8 chromosome 12, ASM3005281v1, whole genome shotgun sequence DNA includes these proteins:
- the LOC110641992 gene encoding uncharacterized protein LOC110641992 isoform X1, whose amino-acid sequence MEIEFSSSSNLVDLGASKNKAEEDKDPVRVKRKTLKAVLEKCQRSLELLSNNTDVVDEEDDDNDNGGGKPAVEDDDDDEPRRECSVASPCDREAYELCDLLKSRVECPDFLEKLECAHVSVPQNISGEEGSSWDMVSENDLWEDENVDSDQEDYVLVRREDIVEGIACFMAAYLLSLKQTKDLSPNRLQEALSKTFSVKKKKGKLRKAWDGSKVVYNVASWGATAIGIYQNPVILRAASKAFWTSCHVISKLL is encoded by the exons ATGGAAATCGAGTTCTCCAGCTCTTCCAATCTAGTCGATTTGGGGGCCAGCAAGAATAAAGCAGAAGAAGATAAGGATCCTGTTCGCGTCAAGAGGAAGACCTTGAAGGCCGTGCTCGAGAAGTGCCAGAGATCTCTCGAATTGCTCAGTAACAACACTGATGTTGTTGACGAAGAGGATGACGATAATGATAACGGCGGCGGTAAGCCGGCTGTTGAGGACGACGACGATGACGAGCCCCGCCGAGAGTGTTCAGTGGCGTCGCCTTGTGATCGGGAAGCCTATGAG TTGTGCGACCTTCTCAAATCTAGAGTTGAATGCCCTGACTTCCTTGAAAAGCTAGAGTGTGCTCACGTGTCGGTTCCACAAAATATTTCTG GAGAAGAAGGTAGTTCTTGGGACATGGTCAGTGAAAATGATCTATGGGAAGATGAAAATGTTGATTCTGATCAAGAAGATTATGTTCTTGTTCGGCGAGAAGACATAGTTGAGGGCATTGCATGCTTCATGGCTGCCTACTTGCTGTCTCTTAAACAGACAAAG GACTTGTCCCCTAATCGACTCCAGGAAG CCCTTAGCAAAACATTCTCTGTAAAAAAGAAGAAAGGTAAGCTTCGGAAGGCATGGGATGGAAGCAAAGTCGTCTATAATGTAGCATCCTGGGGGGCAACTGCCATTGG GATATACCAAAATCCAGTAATTCTTAGGGCTGCCTCTAAAGCATTCTGGACTTCATGTCATGTTATATCAAAGCTTCTCTGA
- the LOC110641992 gene encoding uncharacterized protein LOC110641992 isoform X3, with product MEIEFSSSSNLVDLGASKNKAEEDKDPVRVKRKTLKAVLEKCQRSLELLSNNTDVVDEEDDDNDNGGGKPAVEDDDDDEPRRECSVASPCDREAYELCDLLKSRVECPDFLEKLECAHVSVPQNISGEEGSSWDMVSENDLWEDENVDSDQEDYVLVRREDIVEGIACFMAAYLLSLKQTKDLSPNRLQEGYTKIQ from the exons ATGGAAATCGAGTTCTCCAGCTCTTCCAATCTAGTCGATTTGGGGGCCAGCAAGAATAAAGCAGAAGAAGATAAGGATCCTGTTCGCGTCAAGAGGAAGACCTTGAAGGCCGTGCTCGAGAAGTGCCAGAGATCTCTCGAATTGCTCAGTAACAACACTGATGTTGTTGACGAAGAGGATGACGATAATGATAACGGCGGCGGTAAGCCGGCTGTTGAGGACGACGACGATGACGAGCCCCGCCGAGAGTGTTCAGTGGCGTCGCCTTGTGATCGGGAAGCCTATGAG TTGTGCGACCTTCTCAAATCTAGAGTTGAATGCCCTGACTTCCTTGAAAAGCTAGAGTGTGCTCACGTGTCGGTTCCACAAAATATTTCTG GAGAAGAAGGTAGTTCTTGGGACATGGTCAGTGAAAATGATCTATGGGAAGATGAAAATGTTGATTCTGATCAAGAAGATTATGTTCTTGTTCGGCGAGAAGACATAGTTGAGGGCATTGCATGCTTCATGGCTGCCTACTTGCTGTCTCTTAAACAGACAAAG GACTTGTCCCCTAATCGACTCCAGGAAG GATATACCAAAATCCAGTAA
- the LOC110641989 gene encoding uncharacterized protein LOC110641989, which produces MRPRVDPITNFRGRSRFGLPPPSKFRSGHLPSTAIPMSRTIPGNVGDSRSASDNDITTESDEDDVYGGRYSLDSSPQDERIPNSTATGQRYGNAALRRTLYATDYVYSDVSSSMETVAGRGGTVAERLVGGNGRYEVRRSGCTEDDDEESDSATSSEFSTTQAGSVSSALPRSMLRVSEGYASSVPSLANVESISRKDFHSRNLQNEKFSYDDDVPSAPPFCGSAQEIKESATLASGVHKTIHITDSCGFSTNDDENKIKPMSGAQPKENLGSKNPDQFVRTTAGSEAAMPSGSNPARLPTFHASALGPWHAVIAYDGCVRLCLHAWARGCMEAPMFLENECALLREAFGFYFLICSVQNVLLQSEEELLAKRSSELVNEGATPKPKKIIGKMKVQVRKVKTVLDPPTGCSMSSLTLRAPKLKLESVRYRFSKLQLTLSTAWQAFRKIRVAPRLPAKGSFSHQSLAYVHAIPKYIKQVSGLLKIGVTSLRNSSSSYEVVQETYSCLLRLKSSGEEDAIRMQPGSGETHVFFPDSLGDDLIVEVQDSKGDYYGRALAQVAAIADDPADKLRWWSIYREPEQELVGKLQLYINYSTSSDDSDLKGYYSRHYSSQIVDFLMLNRYLSYIMDVATPTADCLTLVYDLLMPVIMKGHSKSTLSHQENRLLGEIKDQIEQILALAFENYKSLDESSLPGIMDVFKPATGLAAPALEPAVKLYTLLHDILSPEAQTNLTHYFRGAAKKRSKRHLTETDEFVTNNNEITLMDSVAISTAYQKMTSLCLNIKNEICADIEIHNQHVLPRCLLDFWAGLFYDLMPDITELCNRLRAFLLACPPSGPSPPVAELVIATADFQKDLANWNIGPVKGGVDAKELFHLYIMLWIQDKRLSLLESCKLDKVKWSGVRTQHSTTPFVYEMYDRLRETLDNYEVIICMARICFCARKCYC; this is translated from the exons ATGAGGCCTAGAGTTGACCCCATTACTAACTTTAGAGGCAGAAGCCGATTTGGTTTGCCTCCGCCCTCCAAATTCAGAAGCGGACACCTCCCGTCGACTGCAATTCCGATGTCCAGAACCATTCCTGGCAATGTTGGTGACAGCCGCTCCGCTTCTGACAATGACATAACCACTGAGTCTGATGAAGATGATGTTTATGGTGGACGGTATTCCCTTGATTCCTCTCCTCAAGACGAAAGAATCCCTAATTCCACTGCTACTGGGCAAAGATATGGAAATGCTGCGCTAAGACGTACGCTTTATGCTACTGATTATGTGTACTCTGATGTTAGTTCGTCAATGGAGACGGTGGCGGGGAGAGGTGGAACTGTGGCGGAGCGGTTGGTTGGAGGGAACGGGAGGTATGAGGTTCGAAGGAGTGGTTGCACAGAGGATGATGATGAGGAGTCAGATTCGGCTACTAGCTCCGAGTTTTCTACCACTCAAGCAGGTAGTGTTAGTAGTGCTTTGCCTAGGAGTATGCTTCGTGTTTCTGAGGGTTATGCTTCGAGTGTGCCTTCTTTGGCAAATGTTGAAAGCATTTCGCGAAAG GATTTTCATTCCAGGAACCTGCAGAATGAGAAATTTTCTTATGATGATGATGTTCCCAGTGCACCTCCATTTTGTGGTTCTGCTCAGGAAATTAAAGAAAGTGCCACACTAGCATCTGGAGTGCATAAAACCATACACATCACAGATTCCTGTGGTTTTTCTACCAATGATGacgaaaataaaatcaaacctaTGTCTGGAGCTCAACCAAAGGAAAATTTGGGAAGCAAGAATCCCGATCAGTTTGTAAG AACAACTGCCGGTTCAGAAGCTGCCATGCCTTCTGGTTCAAACCCAGCTCGGCTGCCAACATTCCATGCAAG TGCATTAGGGCCATGGCACGCTGTGATTGCATATGATGGATGTGTGCGGCTTTGTCTTCATGCTTGGGCAAGGGGATGCATGGAAGCTCCTATGTTCTTGGAAAATGAATGTGCTTTGCTGCGGGAGGCATTTGG TTTCTATTTCTTGATCTGCAGTGTACAGAATGTTCTATTGCAATCAGAGGAGGAATTACTTGCAAAGCGCTCTTCTGAGCTTGTTAATGAGGGAGCCACTCCAAAACCTAAGAAAATCATTGGGAAGATGAAGGTGCAAG TGCGTAAAGTGAAAACAGTTCTTGACCCTCCTACTGGCTGTAGTATGTCATCTCTGACTCTTAGGGCACCAAAGCTAAAACTCGAATCTGTCCGATATCGTTTCTCCAAGCTGCAATTAACACTTTCTACTGCTTGGCAAGCTTTTAGAAAAATTCGTGTTGCACCTCGCCTACCTGCAAAAGGTTCCTTCTCCCATCAAAGCTTGGCATATGTGCATGCCATCCCTAAGTATATAAAACAAGTGTCTGGACTACTGAAAATTGGTGTAACAAGTCTACGTAACAGTTCATCATCATATGAAGTTGTGCAAG AAACATACTCTTGTTTGTTAAGACTGAAAAGTTCAGGCGAAGAAGATGCCATCCGGATGCAGCCTGGATCTGGTGAAACCCATGTGTT CTTTCCAGATAGTCTAGGAGATGATCTAATTGTTGAAGTCCAAGATTCCAAGGGGGATTATTATGGCCGCGCCCTTGCTCAAGTTGCAGCTATTGCTGATGACCCA GCTGATAAGCTACGATGGTGGTCAATATATCGAGAGCCAGAACAAGAGCTTGTAGGCAAACTACAACTCTACATTAATTATTCCACAAGTTCAGATGACAGTGATCTCAAG ggttactattcacgacactattcaagtcaaattgttgactttcttatgcttaatag GTATCTTTCCTATATAATGGATGTAGCTACGCCCACAGCTGACTGTCTGACATTGGTATATGATTTATTAATGCCTGTGATTATGAAGGGCCATAGCAAGAGCACTTTGAGTCATCAAGAG AATCGACTATTGGGAGAAATCAAGGATCAGATTGAACAGATTCTTGCTCTAGCATTTGAGAACTACAAGTCTCTTGATGAATCATCATTACCGGGTATTATGGATGTTTTCAAGCCGGCAACCGGGCTTGCAGCACCTGCACTGGAACCTGCTGTGAAGCTATATACTCTTCTTCATGACATATTGTCTCCTGAAGCACAAAcaaatttaacccattatttccgg GGTGCTGCCAAAAAAAGATCAAAAAGGCACTTGACTGAGACAGATGAATTTGTTACCAACAACAATGAAATCACTTTGATGGATTCTGTTGCAATTTCCACAGCCTACCAGAAGATGACGTCTCTTTGTTtgaatattaaaaatgaaatttgtgCTGACATTGAAATCCACAATCAACATGTACTTCCCAG GTGCTTGCTTGATTTCTGGGCTGGTCTTTTCTATGATCTGATGCCAGATAT CACAGAGCTTTGCAATAGATTGCGGGCCTTCCTGCTTGCGTGTCCTCCATCTGGTCCTTCACCTCCTGTAGCAGAACTTGTTATTGCAACGGCTGATTTTCAGAAAGACCTTGCCAACTGGAATATTGG TCCTGTGAAAGGTGGAGTTGATGCAAAAGAGTTATTCCATTTGTATATCATGCTATGGATTCAAGACAAGCGCCTTTCCTTGCTTGAGTCATGTAAACTAGACAAG GTAAAATGGTCAGGAGTCAGGACACAACATTCTACTACTCCCTTTGTTTATGAGATGTATGACCGTCTTAGAGAGACCCTAGACAATTATGAAGTCATCATTTGCATGGCCAGAATATGTTTTTGTGCTAGAAAAT GCTATTGCTGA
- the LOC110641992 gene encoding uncharacterized protein LOC110641992 isoform X2 translates to MEIEFSSSSNLVDLGASKNKAEEDKDPVRVKRKTLKAVLEKCQRSLELLSNNTDVVDEEDDDNDNGGGKPAVEDDDDDEPRRECSVASPCDREAYELCDLLKSRVECPDFLEKLECAHVSVPQNISEGSSWDMVSENDLWEDENVDSDQEDYVLVRREDIVEGIACFMAAYLLSLKQTKDLSPNRLQEALSKTFSVKKKKGKLRKAWDGSKVVYNVASWGATAIGIYQNPVILRAASKAFWTSCHVISKLL, encoded by the exons ATGGAAATCGAGTTCTCCAGCTCTTCCAATCTAGTCGATTTGGGGGCCAGCAAGAATAAAGCAGAAGAAGATAAGGATCCTGTTCGCGTCAAGAGGAAGACCTTGAAGGCCGTGCTCGAGAAGTGCCAGAGATCTCTCGAATTGCTCAGTAACAACACTGATGTTGTTGACGAAGAGGATGACGATAATGATAACGGCGGCGGTAAGCCGGCTGTTGAGGACGACGACGATGACGAGCCCCGCCGAGAGTGTTCAGTGGCGTCGCCTTGTGATCGGGAAGCCTATGAG TTGTGCGACCTTCTCAAATCTAGAGTTGAATGCCCTGACTTCCTTGAAAAGCTAGAGTGTGCTCACGTGTCGGTTCCACAAAATATTTCTG AAGGTAGTTCTTGGGACATGGTCAGTGAAAATGATCTATGGGAAGATGAAAATGTTGATTCTGATCAAGAAGATTATGTTCTTGTTCGGCGAGAAGACATAGTTGAGGGCATTGCATGCTTCATGGCTGCCTACTTGCTGTCTCTTAAACAGACAAAG GACTTGTCCCCTAATCGACTCCAGGAAG CCCTTAGCAAAACATTCTCTGTAAAAAAGAAGAAAGGTAAGCTTCGGAAGGCATGGGATGGAAGCAAAGTCGTCTATAATGTAGCATCCTGGGGGGCAACTGCCATTGG GATATACCAAAATCCAGTAATTCTTAGGGCTGCCTCTAAAGCATTCTGGACTTCATGTCATGTTATATCAAAGCTTCTCTGA